A single Streptomyces mirabilis DNA region contains:
- a CDS encoding NAD(P)H-binding protein has protein sequence MIVVTGATGNVGRPLIEALAEAGEQVVAVSRRPLPSPTDGVRHAQADLGSAESMRPVLEGADAFFILLAGELLGYGEAATDLLAAARDAGVKRVVLLSSQINATRPDSASHGRLREFEEAVRGSGLDFTILHAGGFASNAFAWAESVRADRTVFAPFGDVALPVVDPADIAAVAAVVLREDGHAGRTYEVTGPEAVSPRAQAEVIAEAIGEEVTFVELTREAAHTHMAQFMPEDVIPGTLDILGAPLPAEQRVSPDVEKVLGRPATPFSGWVRRSLPAFK, from the coding sequence ATGATTGTCGTCACTGGAGCCACCGGAAATGTCGGACGTCCGCTGATCGAGGCGCTCGCCGAGGCGGGGGAGCAGGTCGTGGCGGTCTCGCGCCGCCCGCTGCCCTCTCCGACGGACGGTGTCCGCCACGCCCAGGCCGACCTCGGCAGCGCCGAGAGCATGCGGCCGGTCCTCGAAGGCGCCGACGCCTTCTTCATCCTGCTCGCCGGCGAACTGCTCGGTTACGGCGAGGCCGCGACCGACCTGCTGGCCGCCGCCAGGGACGCCGGCGTCAAGCGGGTCGTCCTGCTCTCCTCGCAGATCAACGCCACCCGCCCCGACTCCGCCTCGCACGGCAGGCTGCGCGAGTTCGAGGAGGCCGTACGCGGCTCGGGCCTTGACTTCACGATCCTGCACGCGGGTGGATTCGCCTCCAACGCCTTCGCCTGGGCCGAGTCGGTCCGTGCCGACCGCACGGTCTTCGCCCCGTTCGGTGACGTGGCCCTGCCGGTCGTCGACCCCGCGGACATCGCCGCGGTCGCCGCGGTCGTCCTGCGCGAGGACGGGCATGCCGGTCGTACGTACGAGGTGACCGGCCCCGAAGCGGTCAGCCCGCGTGCGCAGGCCGAGGTGATCGCCGAGGCCATCGGTGAGGAAGTGACCTTCGTGGAACTGACCCGCGAGGCCGCCCACACCCACATGGCCCAGTTCATGCCCGAGGACGTCATCCCCGGCACCCTGGACATCCTCGGCGCCCCGCTCCCCGCCGAGCAGCGGGTCAGCCCCGATGTGGAGAAGGTCCTGGGCCGCCCGGCCACCCCCTTCTCCGGCTGGGTGCGCCGCAGCCTCCCGGCGTTCAAGTAG
- a CDS encoding TIGR03086 family metal-binding protein, whose translation MADSTNPPANPPTDPRGGLFKAVELTGRTLTALRPEQYDTVTPCPDYSVRDMANHVVSVLRRVAVMGAGGSFMSVPHFAQDVADGDWAKAWAEATKEFDAVWSDPAVLGRQIGLPWGPVPGVVASVIYTNEFVLHAWDLAKATGQSPEWDPEMLAAPLANMHRAVPAEPRGGQVPFGPVVEVHEDAPDIDKLVGWYGRRP comes from the coding sequence ATGGCTGACAGCACCAATCCCCCCGCCAACCCGCCCACCGACCCCCGTGGCGGCCTGTTCAAGGCCGTCGAGCTCACCGGACGTACGCTCACCGCGCTGCGCCCCGAGCAGTACGACACCGTCACCCCGTGTCCCGACTACTCGGTCCGTGACATGGCCAACCACGTGGTGTCCGTGCTGCGCCGGGTCGCCGTCATGGGCGCGGGCGGCTCCTTCATGAGCGTTCCGCACTTCGCCCAGGACGTCGCCGACGGCGACTGGGCCAAGGCATGGGCGGAGGCGACGAAGGAGTTCGACGCGGTGTGGTCGGACCCGGCCGTACTGGGCCGCCAGATCGGCCTGCCCTGGGGCCCGGTGCCCGGGGTGGTCGCCTCGGTGATCTACACCAACGAGTTCGTGCTGCACGCCTGGGACCTGGCGAAGGCGACCGGTCAGAGCCCCGAGTGGGACCCGGAGATGCTCGCCGCGCCGCTGGCCAACATGCACCGGGCCGTGCCCGCGGAACCCCGCGGCGGCCAGGTGCCGTTCGGTCCGGTGGTGGAGGTGCACGAGGACGCTCCCGACATCGACAAACTGGTGGGCTGGTACGGACGTCGTCCCTGA
- a CDS encoding helix-turn-helix transcriptional regulator, translated as MKADRLVATLLLLQARGRVTVREVAQELEVSERTARRDLEALTTAGVPVYSQRGRGGGWSLVGGARTDLTGFTSREIGALFLAAGPLSASPELRAALRKLMRAVPAPMRPHAEAAAKAILIDGVDWSRTAGGGGPHQHTLERAVLDGEQVRLGYAHPDRAPGERTVHPLGLVSKAGRWYLVAGTEEGLRTFRLSRVTSATRTGEPVRRPEGFDLAAAWRELAAEVEQRLTAATVRARADRDALPVLRQLLGGRLRTGEAQIDGRVEFTADGPSVEVLAAQLAGLGSRVEVLDPPEARESLVRLGRSLTAVYGGREEETRSDSHFPVGTYYTEDVSVPVMAANHG; from the coding sequence GTGAAGGCTGACCGTCTGGTGGCGACCCTGCTGCTGCTCCAGGCGCGCGGGCGGGTGACCGTGCGCGAGGTGGCCCAGGAACTGGAGGTGTCGGAGCGCACCGCGCGCCGGGACCTGGAGGCCCTCACCACCGCCGGTGTCCCCGTCTACTCGCAGCGCGGCCGGGGCGGCGGCTGGAGCCTGGTCGGTGGCGCCCGCACCGATCTGACCGGTTTCACCTCGCGGGAGATCGGGGCGTTGTTCCTGGCCGCGGGCCCCTTGTCGGCCTCGCCCGAACTGCGTGCCGCGTTACGGAAGTTGATGCGGGCAGTGCCCGCGCCCATGCGGCCGCACGCCGAGGCGGCCGCCAAGGCCATCCTCATCGACGGTGTCGACTGGTCGCGCACGGCGGGTGGCGGCGGCCCCCACCAGCACACCCTGGAGCGGGCGGTGCTCGACGGCGAACAGGTCCGGCTCGGCTACGCCCATCCCGACCGGGCTCCCGGCGAGCGCACGGTGCACCCGCTCGGCCTGGTCTCGAAGGCCGGCCGCTGGTACCTCGTCGCCGGGACCGAGGAGGGACTGCGCACCTTCCGGCTCAGCAGGGTCACCTCCGCGACCCGGACCGGTGAGCCGGTGCGGCGCCCGGAGGGTTTCGACCTCGCCGCCGCCTGGCGGGAGCTGGCCGCCGAGGTGGAGCAGCGGCTGACCGCGGCGACCGTACGGGCGCGGGCCGACCGCGACGCCCTGCCGGTGCTGCGGCAACTGCTGGGCGGGCGGTTGCGGACGGGCGAGGCCCAGATCGACGGCCGGGTCGAGTTCACGGCCGACGGTCCGTCGGTGGAGGTGCTCGCCGCGCAACTGGCCGGTCTCGGCAGCCGCGTCGAGGTGCTCGATCCGCCGGAGGCGCGGGAGTCGCTCGTACGGCTGGGCCGCTCGCTCACCGCGGTGTACGGCGGCCGCGAGGAAGAGACCCGCTCGGATAGCCACTTTCCTGTAGGTACCTACTATACGGAGGATGTTAGCGTCCCTGTCATGGCCGCCAACCACGGATGA
- a CDS encoding winged helix-turn-helix transcriptional regulator: protein MPEPGTHDAGPCQRVDDGMARVFQLLGKRWTGLVVAVLLPHPAHFADLRRAIPGISERMLSDRLTELGAAGLVVREVDEGPPLRVVYGLTEAGAALQPALVELGTWAEKHLPGGPPCPGELRK from the coding sequence ATGCCAGAGCCGGGGACTCATGACGCAGGGCCGTGCCAGAGGGTCGACGACGGCATGGCGCGCGTCTTCCAACTACTCGGGAAGCGCTGGACCGGCCTGGTCGTGGCCGTGCTGCTGCCGCACCCCGCGCACTTCGCCGACCTGCGCAGAGCGATCCCCGGCATCAGCGAACGGATGCTCTCCGACCGCCTCACGGAACTCGGCGCGGCGGGGCTGGTCGTCCGCGAGGTCGACGAGGGCCCTCCGCTGCGGGTCGTCTACGGCCTGACGGAGGCGGGCGCCGCACTGCAGCCCGCGCTCGTGGAACTCGGAACCTGGGCGGAGAAGCACCTGCCGGGGGGCCCGCCGTGCCCGGGCGAACTCCGCAAGTGA
- a CDS encoding rhodanese-like domain-containing protein, whose product MPTVEVGDLADGDFLLDVREDDEWQAGHAAGALHIPISEFVARYSELTEAAPQDGRVHVICRSGGRSAQVTMYLVQQGIDAVNVDGGMQVWAAAGRPVVDDKGTPGFVL is encoded by the coding sequence GTGCCCACGGTCGAGGTCGGGGATCTCGCGGACGGAGACTTCCTGCTGGACGTCCGGGAGGACGACGAGTGGCAGGCGGGCCATGCCGCGGGGGCGCTGCACATTCCCATCAGTGAGTTCGTCGCACGCTACAGCGAGCTGACCGAGGCGGCGCCGCAGGACGGCAGGGTCCATGTGATCTGCCGCTCCGGGGGCCGTTCGGCGCAGGTCACGATGTACCTGGTCCAGCAGGGCATCGACGCCGTGAACGTCGACGGTGGCATGCAGGTCTGGGCCGCCGCCGGCCGCCCGGTCGTGGACGACAAGGGCACCCCCGGCTTCGTGCTGTAG
- a CDS encoding DUF2252 domain-containing protein → MTDLGAADQAQQDQRSRPGGQDHQGEQDHQSEQGRQASRISGVFGVRGFAGRPVQAAPKEEGKALRRRVPRAAHAELTFDAGRPDAVTAVEESNLGRIPELTPIRVGRMAATPFAFLRGSAGLMAYDLARTPTTGIAAQICGDAHAANFGLYGDARGGLVIDLNDFDETAHGPWEWDLKRLATSLVLAGREAGADEDACRKAAQDAVGAYRRTLRLLAKLPVLDAWNAIADEELVSHADAHDLLGTLERVMEKARANTSGRFAAKSTQPTEDGSHRFVDAPPVLRRVPDAEAAAVAASLEHYLTTVSEDRLPLLARYAVHDVAFRVVGTGSVGTRSYVVLLLDHRGEPLVLQVKEARASALLPHLATAGHAIPEVPHEGRRVVLGQKRMQVVSDILLGWTTVEGRPFQVRQFRNRKGSVDPAALAADQVDDYARMTGALLARAHTHTADPRLIAGYCGKSEELDESIASFAVAYADRTEADHAELVTAVREGRVAAELGV, encoded by the coding sequence ATGACGGATCTTGGTGCAGCGGATCAGGCGCAGCAGGACCAGCGGAGCCGGCCGGGCGGGCAGGACCATCAGGGCGAACAGGACCACCAGAGCGAGCAGGGCCGACAGGCGTCCAGGATCTCCGGGGTCTTCGGAGTACGCGGATTCGCGGGCCGGCCCGTGCAGGCCGCACCCAAGGAAGAGGGCAAGGCGCTGCGCCGACGGGTGCCGCGCGCCGCGCACGCGGAGCTGACCTTCGACGCCGGCCGCCCGGACGCGGTGACCGCCGTCGAGGAGTCCAACCTCGGCCGGATCCCGGAGCTCACTCCGATACGGGTCGGCAGGATGGCCGCCACCCCCTTCGCCTTCCTGCGCGGTTCGGCGGGCCTCATGGCCTACGACCTCGCGCGCACCCCCACGACCGGCATCGCCGCCCAGATCTGCGGCGACGCCCACGCGGCCAACTTCGGCCTGTACGGAGACGCGCGCGGCGGCCTGGTCATCGATCTGAACGACTTCGACGAGACGGCGCACGGCCCCTGGGAGTGGGACCTCAAGCGCCTCGCCACCTCGCTCGTGCTCGCGGGCAGGGAAGCGGGCGCGGACGAGGACGCCTGTCGCAAGGCCGCCCAAGACGCGGTCGGTGCCTACCGACGCACGCTGCGGCTGCTGGCGAAGCTCCCGGTACTGGACGCGTGGAACGCCATCGCGGACGAGGAACTCGTCTCCCACGCCGACGCCCACGACCTGCTCGGCACACTGGAGCGGGTCATGGAGAAGGCACGGGCCAACACCAGCGGACGGTTCGCGGCCAAGTCGACCCAGCCGACGGAGGACGGCAGCCACCGCTTCGTGGACGCGCCCCCCGTGCTGCGCCGTGTACCCGACGCGGAGGCGGCGGCGGTCGCGGCCTCGCTGGAGCACTACCTGACCACCGTCTCCGAGGACCGTCTCCCCCTCCTCGCGCGGTACGCGGTGCACGACGTCGCCTTCCGCGTCGTCGGCACGGGCAGCGTCGGCACCCGCTCCTACGTCGTGCTGCTCCTCGACCACCGCGGCGAACCCCTGGTCCTCCAGGTGAAGGAGGCCCGCGCCTCGGCGCTGCTCCCGCACCTGGCGACGGCCGGTCACGCCATACCGGAGGTGCCGCACGAGGGCCGCCGGGTCGTCCTCGGCCAGAAGCGCATGCAGGTCGTCAGCGACATCCTGCTCGGCTGGACCACCGTCGAAGGCCGCCCCTTCCAGGTACGCCAGTTCCGCAACCGCAAGGGCAGCGTCGACCCCGCCGCCCTCGCCGCCGACCAGGTCGACGACTACGCCCGCATGACCGGCGCCCTTCTCGCCCGCGCCCACACCCACACCGCCGACCCCCGCCTCATCGCCGGGTACTGCGGGAAGAGCGAGGAGCTGGACGAGTCCATCGCCTCGTTCGCCGTGGCCTACGCCGACCGTACGGAGGCGGACCACGCGGAGCTGGTCACGGCGGTCAGGGAAGGGCGGGTGGCGGCGGAGCTCGGGGTGTGA
- a CDS encoding FMN-dependent NADH-azoreductase — translation MATLLHVDSSVFPGAASASRTVTDAFRKAWEEQHPQGTVIYRDLAVNPVPHITADAHTAGFAPADAHTPEQAAAFAERLTFIEELEQADAILIGAPMYNFTIPSTLKAWLDQVILIGRTAMSEDSKVKGTPVTVVASRGGSYAPGTPREGYEYVQNYLEAILRDTLALDVHVIVPELTMAPHNPAMADLIPLYEASRAKAVDEAVTKAKEFAERFAA, via the coding sequence ATGGCCACCCTCCTGCACGTCGACTCGTCCGTTTTCCCGGGCGCAGCCTCCGCCTCCCGCACGGTCACGGACGCGTTCCGCAAGGCCTGGGAGGAGCAGCACCCGCAGGGCACCGTGATCTACCGCGACCTCGCCGTGAACCCGGTCCCGCACATCACGGCCGACGCCCACACCGCCGGTTTCGCCCCCGCGGACGCGCACACCCCCGAGCAGGCCGCCGCCTTCGCCGAGCGCCTGACGTTCATAGAGGAGCTGGAGCAGGCGGACGCGATCCTGATCGGCGCGCCCATGTACAACTTCACGATCCCCTCGACCCTCAAGGCCTGGCTGGACCAGGTGATCCTCATCGGCCGTACCGCCATGAGCGAGGACTCGAAGGTCAAGGGCACCCCGGTCACGGTCGTCGCCAGCCGCGGCGGCTCCTACGCGCCGGGCACCCCGCGCGAGGGTTACGAGTACGTCCAGAACTACCTGGAGGCGATCCTGCGCGACACCCTCGCCCTGGACGTCCACGTCATCGTCCCGGAGCTCACGATGGCGCCGCACAACCCGGCGATGGCCGACCTCATCCCCCTTTACGAGGCCTCCCGCGCCAAGGCCGTCGACGAGGCGGTCACGAAGGCCAAGGAGTTCGCCGAGCGCTTCGCCGCGTAG
- a CDS encoding FAD-binding oxidoreductase, with translation MITRRALIGAGTAAVGLAVLPNSPVSAGSSAPWSTLAGKLQGQLVLPTDSGYGVAKQLELGQFDSVNPQAVAYCVSSSDVSVALRFAQDNALPSAVRSGGHSFGGYSTTPGLIIDVSRLNAITVGSGTVDIGPGAKNVEILNALAPHALVVSEGGCPTVSAGGFLQGGGFGFLTRPTGMACDAITSAEVVLADGCVVTASPTSHPDLFWAIRGGGGGNFGVVTRFTVTPHEGDQMAISNLIFPYDRAADVLHGVGQWLVDAPRTIGGGAYLVQADAAPGTVPALNVFLASRGTPAELASEAARLLSLTGAVTARQDAVMTYQQVMMMIFGCSTLTQDQCQRAGKSPSGVLTRPAFGLERTRLGSAPYAQSDWANVVTAFDADRKAGQARYLDFHFFGGAANDPARTDTAYVHRDSLFSVNYRVLINDPAQVTAETKAVATSWVDHGFDTIDPLSNGETYQNWMDAELPNWRQSYYAENYARLKVVKAKYDPYRYFKFAQGIGA, from the coding sequence GTGATCACTCGTAGAGCACTGATCGGTGCGGGAACGGCCGCCGTCGGTCTGGCCGTCCTGCCCAACAGCCCTGTCTCCGCGGGCTCTTCCGCCCCCTGGAGCACCCTCGCCGGCAAGCTCCAGGGACAGCTGGTGCTGCCCACCGACTCCGGCTACGGCGTGGCCAAGCAGCTGGAACTCGGCCAGTTCGACTCGGTCAACCCGCAGGCCGTCGCGTACTGTGTCAGCTCCTCCGACGTCTCCGTCGCGCTGCGCTTCGCCCAGGACAACGCACTGCCGTCCGCGGTCCGCAGCGGCGGCCACAGCTTCGGCGGCTACTCGACCACGCCCGGCCTGATCATCGACGTGTCGCGGCTCAACGCGATCACCGTCGGCAGCGGCACCGTCGACATCGGCCCCGGCGCCAAGAACGTCGAGATACTCAACGCGCTCGCCCCGCACGCCCTGGTGGTCAGCGAGGGCGGCTGCCCCACCGTGTCGGCCGGCGGCTTCCTCCAGGGCGGCGGCTTCGGCTTCCTGACCCGCCCGACCGGCATGGCCTGCGACGCGATCACCTCGGCCGAGGTGGTCCTCGCCGACGGCTGCGTGGTGACCGCCTCGCCGACCAGCCACCCCGACCTCTTCTGGGCGATCCGCGGTGGCGGTGGCGGCAACTTCGGCGTCGTCACCCGCTTCACGGTCACCCCGCACGAGGGCGACCAGATGGCCATCAGCAACCTGATCTTCCCGTACGACCGCGCGGCCGACGTGCTGCACGGCGTGGGCCAGTGGCTGGTGGACGCCCCCCGCACCATCGGCGGCGGCGCCTACCTCGTCCAGGCCGACGCGGCGCCCGGCACCGTACCGGCGCTCAACGTCTTCCTCGCCTCCCGCGGCACCCCGGCCGAACTGGCCTCGGAGGCGGCGAGGCTGCTGTCGCTGACCGGCGCGGTGACGGCCCGCCAGGACGCGGTCATGACGTACCAGCAGGTCATGATGATGATCTTCGGTTGCAGCACTCTGACCCAGGACCAGTGCCAGCGCGCCGGGAAGTCGCCGAGCGGGGTGCTCACCCGGCCGGCCTTCGGTCTGGAGCGGACCCGGCTGGGCAGCGCGCCCTACGCGCAGAGCGACTGGGCGAACGTGGTGACGGCCTTCGACGCCGACCGCAAGGCCGGGCAGGCCCGGTACCTCGACTTCCACTTCTTCGGGGGCGCGGCCAACGACCCGGCCCGCACCGACACGGCGTACGTGCACCGTGACTCGCTCTTCTCCGTCAACTACCGGGTCCTGATCAACGACCCGGCCCAGGTCACCGCCGAGACCAAGGCCGTCGCCACGAGCTGGGTCGACCACGGGTTCGACACCATCGACCCGCTGTCCAACGGCGAGACGTACCAGAACTGGATGGACGCGGAGCTGCCGAACTGGCGGCAGTCGTACTACGCCGAGAACTACGCGCGGCTGAAGGTCGTGAAGGCGAAGTACGACCCGTACCGCTACTTCAAGTTCGCCCAGGGCATCGGAGCCTGA